A single Pan troglodytes isolate AG18354 chromosome 19, NHGRI_mPanTro3-v2.0_pri, whole genome shotgun sequence DNA region contains:
- the TP53I13 gene encoding tumor protein p53-inducible protein 13 isoform X1: protein MAGPAEEAGAHCPESLWPLPPQVSPRVTYTRVSPGQAEDVTFLYHPCAHPWLKLQLALLAYACMANPSLTPDFSLTQDRPLVLTAWGLALEMAWVEPAWAAHWLMRRRRKQRKKKAWIYCESLSGPAPSEPTPGRGRLCRRGCVQALALAFALRSWRPPGTEVTSQGPRQPSPSGAKRRRLRAALGPQPTRSALRFPSASPGSLKAKQPMVGIPGRESNAPSVPTVSLLPGAPGGNASSRTEAQVPNGQGSPGGCVCSSQASPAPRAAAPPRAARGPTPRTEEAAWAAMALTFLLVLLTLATLCTRLHRNFRRGESIYWGPTADSQDTVAAVLKRRLLQPSRRVKRSRRRPLLPPTPDSGPEGESSE, encoded by the exons ATGGCTGGACCGGCGGAGGAGGCGGGAGCCCATTGTCCCGAGAGCCTGTGGCCTCTGCCCCCGCAG GTGTCACCAAGAGTGACCTACACACGAGTGAGCCCAGGGCAG GCTGAGGATGTCACCTTCCTCTACCACCCCTGTGCCCATCCCTGGCTGAAGCTCCAGCTTGCCCTCCTGGCCTATGCTTGTATGGCTAACCCTTCCCTCACCCCTGACTTCAGCCTCACGCAGGATCGG CCCCTGGTGCTGACTGCATGGGGGCTGGCGCTGGAGATGGCCTGGGTAGAGCCAGCCTGGGCTGCCCACTGGCTGATGAGGcggaggaggaagcagaggaagaagaaggcaTGGATCTACTGTGAAAGCCTTTCAGGGCCTGCTCCCTCCGAGCCAACCCCCGGTAGAGGGAGGCTGTGCCGAAGAGGGTGTGTGCAG GCCCTGGCTCTGGCCTTCGCTCTGCGGAGCTGGCGGCCCCCTGGCACAGAGGTGACATCTCAAGGGCCCAGGCAGCCCTCTCCCAGTGGTgccaagaggcggaggctgcgggcTGCCCTTGGTCCCCAGCCCACTCGCTCAGCCCTGAGGTTTCCCTCTGCTTCCCCAGGGAGCTTGAAGGCCAAGCAGCCCATGGTGGGAATCCCTGGTAGGGAGAGTAATGCCCCATCTGTGCCCACTGTCTCCCTGCTGCCGGGGGCGCCTGGAGGCAATGCCAGCTCCAGGACAGAGGCTCAGGTGCCCAACGGGCAAGGCAGCCCAGGGGGCTGTGTCTGTTCAAGTCAGGCTTCCCCGGCCCCTCGCGCAGCAGCGCCTCCACGGGCAGCCCGGGGCCCCACCCCACGCACTGAAGAGGCCGCCTGGGCTGCCATGGCCCTGACCTTCCTGCTGGTGCTGCTCACCCTGGCCACGCTCTGCACACGGCTGCACAGAAACTTCCGACGCGGGGAGAGCATCTACTGGGGGCCCACAGCGGACAGCCAGGACACAGTGGCTG CTGTGCTGAAGCGGAGGCTGCTGCAGCCCTCGCGCCGGGTCAAGCGCTCGCGCCGGAGACCCCTCCTCCCGCCCACGCCGGACAGCGGCCCGGAAGGCGAGAGCTCGGAGTGA
- the TP53I13 gene encoding tumor protein p53-inducible protein 13 isoform X4: protein MAPPPPSPLLLLLAALARLLGPSEVMAGPAEEAGAHCPESLWPLPPQVSPRVTYTRVSPGQAEDVTFLYHPCAHPWLKLQLALLAYACMANPSLTPDFSLTQDRPLVLTAWGLALEMAWVEPAWAAHWLMRRRRKQRKKKAWIYCESLSGPAPSEPTPGRGRLCRRGCVQALALAFALRSWRPPGTEVTSQGPRQPSPSGAKRRRLRAALGPQPTRSALRFPSASPGSLKAKQPMVGIPGRESNAPSVPTVSLLPGAPGGNASSRTEAQVPNGQGSPGGCVCSSQASPAPRAAAPPRAARGPTPRTEEAAWAAMALTFLLVLLTLATLCTRLHRNFRRGESIYWGPTADSQDTVAAVLKRRLLQPSRRVKRSRRRPLLPPTPDSGPEGESSE from the exons ATGGCGCCTCCTCCGCCTTCGCCCCTACTGCTTCTCCTGGCAGCCCTGGCGAGGCTCCTGGGTCCCAGCGAG GTGATGGCTGGACCGGCGGAGGAGGCGGGAGCCCATTGTCCCGAGAGCCTGTGGCCTCTGCCCCCGCAG GTGTCACCAAGAGTGACCTACACACGAGTGAGCCCAGGGCAG GCTGAGGATGTCACCTTCCTCTACCACCCCTGTGCCCATCCCTGGCTGAAGCTCCAGCTTGCCCTCCTGGCCTATGCTTGTATGGCTAACCCTTCCCTCACCCCTGACTTCAGCCTCACGCAGGATCGG CCCCTGGTGCTGACTGCATGGGGGCTGGCGCTGGAGATGGCCTGGGTAGAGCCAGCCTGGGCTGCCCACTGGCTGATGAGGcggaggaggaagcagaggaagaagaaggcaTGGATCTACTGTGAAAGCCTTTCAGGGCCTGCTCCCTCCGAGCCAACCCCCGGTAGAGGGAGGCTGTGCCGAAGAGGGTGTGTGCAG GCCCTGGCTCTGGCCTTCGCTCTGCGGAGCTGGCGGCCCCCTGGCACAGAGGTGACATCTCAAGGGCCCAGGCAGCCCTCTCCCAGTGGTgccaagaggcggaggctgcgggcTGCCCTTGGTCCCCAGCCCACTCGCTCAGCCCTGAGGTTTCCCTCTGCTTCCCCAGGGAGCTTGAAGGCCAAGCAGCCCATGGTGGGAATCCCTGGTAGGGAGAGTAATGCCCCATCTGTGCCCACTGTCTCCCTGCTGCCGGGGGCGCCTGGAGGCAATGCCAGCTCCAGGACAGAGGCTCAGGTGCCCAACGGGCAAGGCAGCCCAGGGGGCTGTGTCTGTTCAAGTCAGGCTTCCCCGGCCCCTCGCGCAGCAGCGCCTCCACGGGCAGCCCGGGGCCCCACCCCACGCACTGAAGAGGCCGCCTGGGCTGCCATGGCCCTGACCTTCCTGCTGGTGCTGCTCACCCTGGCCACGCTCTGCACACGGCTGCACAGAAACTTCCGACGCGGGGAGAGCATCTACTGGGGGCCCACAGCGGACAGCCAGGACACAGTGGCTG CTGTGCTGAAGCGGAGGCTGCTGCAGCCCTCGCGCCGGGTCAAGCGCTCGCGCCGGAGACCCCTCCTCCCGCCCACGCCGGACAGCGGCCCGGAAGGCGAGAGCTCGGAGTGA
- the TP53I13 gene encoding tumor protein p53-inducible protein 13 isoform X2, which produces MAPPPPSPLLLLLAALARLLGPSEVMAGPAEEAGAHCPESLWPLPPQVSPRVTYTRVSPGQPLVLTAWGLALEMAWVEPAWAAHWLMRRRRKQRKKKAWIYCESLSGPAPSEPTPGRGRLCRRGCVQALALAFALRSWRPPGTEVTSQGPRQPSPSGAKRRRLRAALGPQPTRSALRFPSASPGSLKAKQPMVGIPGRESNAPSVPTVSLLPGAPGGNASSRTEAQVPNGQGSPGGCVCSSQASPAPRAAAPPRAARGPTPRTEEAAWAAMALTFLLVLLTLATLCTRLHRNFRRGESIYWGPTADSQDTVAAVLKRRLLQPSRRVKRSRRRPLLPPTPDSGPEGESSE; this is translated from the exons ATGGCGCCTCCTCCGCCTTCGCCCCTACTGCTTCTCCTGGCAGCCCTGGCGAGGCTCCTGGGTCCCAGCGAG GTGATGGCTGGACCGGCGGAGGAGGCGGGAGCCCATTGTCCCGAGAGCCTGTGGCCTCTGCCCCCGCAG GTGTCACCAAGAGTGACCTACACACGAGTGAGCCCAGGGCAG CCCCTGGTGCTGACTGCATGGGGGCTGGCGCTGGAGATGGCCTGGGTAGAGCCAGCCTGGGCTGCCCACTGGCTGATGAGGcggaggaggaagcagaggaagaagaaggcaTGGATCTACTGTGAAAGCCTTTCAGGGCCTGCTCCCTCCGAGCCAACCCCCGGTAGAGGGAGGCTGTGCCGAAGAGGGTGTGTGCAG GCCCTGGCTCTGGCCTTCGCTCTGCGGAGCTGGCGGCCCCCTGGCACAGAGGTGACATCTCAAGGGCCCAGGCAGCCCTCTCCCAGTGGTgccaagaggcggaggctgcgggcTGCCCTTGGTCCCCAGCCCACTCGCTCAGCCCTGAGGTTTCCCTCTGCTTCCCCAGGGAGCTTGAAGGCCAAGCAGCCCATGGTGGGAATCCCTGGTAGGGAGAGTAATGCCCCATCTGTGCCCACTGTCTCCCTGCTGCCGGGGGCGCCTGGAGGCAATGCCAGCTCCAGGACAGAGGCTCAGGTGCCCAACGGGCAAGGCAGCCCAGGGGGCTGTGTCTGTTCAAGTCAGGCTTCCCCGGCCCCTCGCGCAGCAGCGCCTCCACGGGCAGCCCGGGGCCCCACCCCACGCACTGAAGAGGCCGCCTGGGCTGCCATGGCCCTGACCTTCCTGCTGGTGCTGCTCACCCTGGCCACGCTCTGCACACGGCTGCACAGAAACTTCCGACGCGGGGAGAGCATCTACTGGGGGCCCACAGCGGACAGCCAGGACACAGTGGCTG CTGTGCTGAAGCGGAGGCTGCTGCAGCCCTCGCGCCGGGTCAAGCGCTCGCGCCGGAGACCCCTCCTCCCGCCCACGCCGGACAGCGGCCCGGAAGGCGAGAGCTCGGAGTGA
- the TP53I13 gene encoding tumor protein p53-inducible protein 13 isoform X3 has protein sequence MLLGSWLCGQVAAEDVTFLYHPCAHPWLKLQLALLAYACMANPSLTPDFSLTQDRPLVLTAWGLALEMAWVEPAWAAHWLMRRRRKQRKKKAWIYCESLSGPAPSEPTPGRGRLCRRGCVQALALAFALRSWRPPGTEVTSQGPRQPSPSGAKRRRLRAALGPQPTRSALRFPSASPGSLKAKQPMVGIPGRESNAPSVPTVSLLPGAPGGNASSRTEAQVPNGQGSPGGCVCSSQASPAPRAAAPPRAARGPTPRTEEAAWAAMALTFLLVLLTLATLCTRLHRNFRRGESIYWGPTADSQDTVAAVLKRRLLQPSRRVKRSRRRPLLPPTPDSGPEGESSE, from the exons ATGCTGTTGGGTAGCTGGCTCTGCGGACAAGTGGCT GCTGAGGATGTCACCTTCCTCTACCACCCCTGTGCCCATCCCTGGCTGAAGCTCCAGCTTGCCCTCCTGGCCTATGCTTGTATGGCTAACCCTTCCCTCACCCCTGACTTCAGCCTCACGCAGGATCGG CCCCTGGTGCTGACTGCATGGGGGCTGGCGCTGGAGATGGCCTGGGTAGAGCCAGCCTGGGCTGCCCACTGGCTGATGAGGcggaggaggaagcagaggaagaagaaggcaTGGATCTACTGTGAAAGCCTTTCAGGGCCTGCTCCCTCCGAGCCAACCCCCGGTAGAGGGAGGCTGTGCCGAAGAGGGTGTGTGCAG GCCCTGGCTCTGGCCTTCGCTCTGCGGAGCTGGCGGCCCCCTGGCACAGAGGTGACATCTCAAGGGCCCAGGCAGCCCTCTCCCAGTGGTgccaagaggcggaggctgcgggcTGCCCTTGGTCCCCAGCCCACTCGCTCAGCCCTGAGGTTTCCCTCTGCTTCCCCAGGGAGCTTGAAGGCCAAGCAGCCCATGGTGGGAATCCCTGGTAGGGAGAGTAATGCCCCATCTGTGCCCACTGTCTCCCTGCTGCCGGGGGCGCCTGGAGGCAATGCCAGCTCCAGGACAGAGGCTCAGGTGCCCAACGGGCAAGGCAGCCCAGGGGGCTGTGTCTGTTCAAGTCAGGCTTCCCCGGCCCCTCGCGCAGCAGCGCCTCCACGGGCAGCCCGGGGCCCCACCCCACGCACTGAAGAGGCCGCCTGGGCTGCCATGGCCCTGACCTTCCTGCTGGTGCTGCTCACCCTGGCCACGCTCTGCACACGGCTGCACAGAAACTTCCGACGCGGGGAGAGCATCTACTGGGGGCCCACAGCGGACAGCCAGGACACAGTGGCTG CTGTGCTGAAGCGGAGGCTGCTGCAGCCCTCGCGCCGGGTCAAGCGCTCGCGCCGGAGACCCCTCCTCCCGCCCACGCCGGACAGCGGCCCGGAAGGCGAGAGCTCGGAGTGA
- the LOC134808989 gene encoding sterile alpha motif domain-containing protein 1-like has translation MAKLESPGGQRAAGPSTRRAPRFARGSARRRRLPRALPRGRALDWPWPGRGSQFGPGCPRPPPTPPRPFVQQLQQVGAEVSRSSGRRLPGPRGAAAARALCPRAAPLSPARPRSPAITWLGGVRHWAREVERGVLSRWREAAASPPASVRVPRTPRPRPRELGAPHQGNPQPGSGFPRSSSPKPPRVSRRKGHTQAPCDRDARPTYKERLVNRGAWETTEITRSRCFQALG, from the exons ATGGCGAAGCTGGAGAGCCCCGGCGGGCAGCGGGCGGCGGGGCCGTCTACTCGGCGAGCTCCGCGCTTTGCCCGCGGCTCCGCCCGCCGGCGGCGGCTGCCCAGGGCCCTCCCGCGCGGGCGCGCTCTGGATTGGccgtggccgggcagaggcagcCAGTTTGGGCCCGGCTGCCCTCgcccgccccccaccccgccccggcCCTTTGTACAGCAATTGCAACAAGTGGGAGCAGAGG TAAGTCGCAGCTCCGGGCGCCGGCTCCCGGGGCCCCGTGGGGCGGCGGCAGCGCGCGCGCTCTGCCCTCGGGCGGCCCCGCTCTCCCCCGCCCGGCCCCGCAGCCCCGCAATAACTTGGCTGGGCGGGGTCCGGCACTGGGCTAGAGAGGTCGAGCGCGGCGTCTTGAGCCGCTGGCGGGAGGCTGCTGCTTCCCCGCCTGCATCAGTGCGGGTCCCGCGGACTCCTCGCCCCCGTCCCCGCGAGCTCGGGGCTCCACATCAAGGAAATCCTCAGCCCGGGAgtggcttccccagaagcagcaGCCCCAAGCCTCCGAGAGTCAGTCGGAGAAAAGGACACACTCAGGCGCCCTGCGACAGGGATGCCCGTCCGACCTACAAGGAACGCCTCGTAAACCGGGGTGCATGGGAGACCACGGAAATAACACGTTCTCGCTGTTTCCAAGCTTTGGGATAG
- the ABHD15 gene encoding protein ABHD15 has protein sequence MPPWGAALALILAVLALLGLLGPRLRGPWGRAVGGRTLPGAQDRGDGEEADGGGPADQFSDGREPLPGGCSLVCKPSALAQCLLRALRRSEALEAGPRSWFSGPHLQTLCHFVLPVASGPELAREYLQLADDGLVALDWVVGPCVRGRRITSAGGLPAVLLVIPNAWGRLTRNVLGLCLLALERGYYPVIFHRRGHHGCPLVSPRLQPFGDPSDLKEAVTYIRFRHPAAPLFAVSEGSGSALLLSYLGECGSSSYVTGAACISPVLRCREWFEAGLPWPYERGFLLHQKIALSRYATALEDTVDTSRLFRSRSLREFEEALFCHTKSFPISWDTYWDRNDPLRDVDEAAVPVLCICSADDPVCGPPDHTLTTELFHSNPYFFLLLSRHGGHCGFLRQEPLPAWSHEVILESFRTLTEFFRTEERIKGLSRHRASFLGGRRRGGALQRREVSSSSNLEEIFNWKRSYTR, from the exons ATGCCGCCGTGGGGCGCCGCCCTCGCGCTCATCTTGGCCGTGCTCGCCCTTCTCGGCCTGCTCGGCCCGCGGCTCCGGGGACCCTGGGGGCGCGCCGTCGGAGGGAGGACCCTGCCGGGGGCCCAAGACCGAGGCGACGGGGAGGAGGCGGACGGCGGAGGCCCGGCGGACCAGTTCAGCGACGGGCGCGAGCCACTGCCGGGAGGGTGCAGCCTTGTCTGCAAGCCGTCGGCCCTGGCCCAGTGCCTGCTGCGTGCCCTGCGGCGCTCAGAGGCGCTGGAGGCCGGCCCGCGCTCCTGGTTCTCCGGGCCCCACCTGCAGACCCTCTGCCACTTCGTCCTGCCCGTGGCGTCTGGGCCTGAGCTGGCCCGGGAGTACCTGCAGTTGGCGGACGATGGGCTAGTGGCCCTGGACTGGGTGGTGGGACCTTGTGTTCGGGGCCGCCGTATCACCAGCGCCGGGGGCCTTCCTGCGGTGCTTCTGGTGATCCCCAATGCGTGGGGTCGCCTCACCCGCAACGTGCTCGGCCTTTGCTTGCTCGCCCTGGAGCGCGGCTACTACCCGGTCATCTTCCATCGCCGCGGCCACCACGGTTGCCCACTGGTCAGCCCCCGGCTGCAGCCTTTCGGGGACCCGTCCGACCTCAAGGAGGCGGTCACATACATCCGCTTCCGACACCCGGCGGCGCCGCTGTTCGCGGTGAGCGAAGGCTCGGGCTCGGCGCTGCTCCTGTCCTACCTGGGCGAGTGCGGCTCCTCCAGCTACGTGACAGGCGCCGCCTGCATCTCGCCCGTGCTGCGCTGCCGAGAGTGGTTCGAGGCCGGCCTGCCCTGGCCCTACGAGCGGGGCTTTCTGCTCCACCAGAAGATCGCCCTCAGCAG GTATGCCACAGCCCTGGAGGACACTGTGGACACCAGCAGACTGTTCAGGAGCCGTTCCCTTCGAGAGTTTGAGGAGGCTCTCTTCTGCCACACGAAAAGCTTCCCCATCAGCTGGGATACCTACTGGGACCGCAACGACCCCCTCCGGGATGTGGATGAGGCGGCCGTGCCTGTGCTGTGTATCTGCAGTGCTGACGACCCCGTGTGTGGACCCCCAGACCACACTCTGACAACTGAACTCTTCCACAGCAACCCCTACTTCTTCCTCCTGCTCAGTCGCCACGGAGGCCACTGTGGCTTCCTGCGCCAGGAGCCCTTGCCAGCCTGGAGCCATGAGGTCATCTTGGAGTCCTTCCGGACCTTGACTGAGTTCTTCCGAACGGAGGAGAGGATTAAAGGGCTGAGCAGGCACAGAGCTTCCTTCCTTGGGGGCCGTCGTCGTGGGGGAGCCTTGCAGAGGCGGGAAGTCTCTTCCTCTTCCAACCTGGAGGAGATCTTTAACTGGAAGCGGTCATACACAAGGTGA